A region of the Lysobacter sp. K5869 genome:
GGCCGAGGCCACGCCGAGCTTGAGCCCGCGCGCGCGCGCTTGTTCGAGCACGCGGGTCACGCCGGGGAACAGATCGGCCGGCGTCACCTGGGCGATGGCTTCGACGTAGTAACCGTTCTTGCGCTCGGCCAGCGCGTGTTTTTGTTCGGCGCTGAGCGAGCGGCCGGCGTGGCGCAGGATGATCTCCAGCGAACTCATCCGATCCACGCCCTTGAGCTGTTCGTTGACGTGCTGGTCGAACGGGAAACCTTCCTCGTCGGCCATGCGCTTCCAGGCGCGGTAATGGGTTTGCGCGGTGTCGGTGAGCACGCCGTCGAGGTCGAAGATCAGCGCCCGCGCCGGGCGCGGGAAGCGTTCGCGCGCATCGACCTCGGGGGCGGCGAGCGGGCGGCGCAGCGGTGCGCCTTGGCTCAGCTCGACGCGCTGGCCGGCGTGGGCGACGGTCAGCGGCGCGCCGTCGAGCAGCGAGTATTCGACGCCGTCGCGGCGCACGTCGATGCGCAGGCGGCGGCCTTGCCAGCGCAGGCCGAAGCCGAAACCGTCCCAGCGTTGCGGCAGGGTCGGCGCGAAGTGCAGTACGCCGTCGACCGCGCGCAAGCCGGCGAAGCCCGAAGCGAGCCCCAGCCACGTCCCCGCCAACGCCGCCATGTGCACGCCGTGATCGGTATTGCCGTGCAGATCGTCCAGATCCACGCGCAGATTGTCGTGGAAGAAGCGCTCGGCCTGCGGCGCGTGGCCGACTTCGCTGGCGAGGATGCCGAACACCGACGCCGACAAGGTCGAATCGTGCGTGGTCACCGCCGCGTAGTAATCGTAGCTGCGGCGCTTGACCTCGACCGGAATGCCGTCGCCGGCCAGCACCAGTCCCATCACCACGTCGGCTTGCTTGCAGACCTGATAGCGGTACAGCGTGAGCGGGTGGTAATCCAGCAGCAGCGGACGATGTTCGCCCTCGCGCGCCGGGAACGGCCAGCGCGGCTTGTCGAGGAAGGTGTCGTCCTGGGCGTAGATGCCCAGCGCTTCGTCGTAATGCAGGAACATCGTCTCCGCGGCGCGGCGCCAGGTGGCGACTTCGTGCGGGTCCAACTGCAGCCGCTCGGCCAACTCGCGCAGCCGCTGCGGGCGTTCGCGTTCGAGCTGTTCCCACGCCGCTACCGCGCGCCGCAGATGCTGCTGCGCCATGCGGTTGGTATAGAAATTGTTGTCGACCAGCGCGGTGTACTCGTCCGGGCCGGTCACGTCGTGGATGCAGAACGCGCCGCCGCGACGCGGGTTGAAGTGGCCGACCTGCGGCCAGATGCGCGCGGTCTCGAACAACATCTCGGCACCGAAATCGGCGAGGAAATCGCTGTCGCCGCTGGCATCGAGGTACAGGCCGATGCCGTAGGCCACCGCCGCGTTGATGTGGTACGCGGCCGAGCCGGAGGGGTAGTGCGCCGAGCATTCGCCGCCGGTGATCGTGCGCCAGGGGAACAGCGCGCCGCGTGCGTGGTTCATCTCGCGCGCGTGCTTGCGCGCCGGCTCCAGCGCGAGGAAACGCGCGTGCAGCATGGCGCGCGCGACCTCCGGCGCGGTGTAGGCCATCACCGGCAGCATGAAGGCTTCGGTGTCCCAGAAATAATGGCCTTCGTAGCCTTCGCCGGTGAGTCCTTTGGCGGCGGTGCCGTCGATGCCGTTGCGGCCGGCCGATTGCAGCAGATGGAACAGGTTGAAGCGCAGCGCCTGTTCGGACGCGGGGTCGCCGGCGATGGACAGCTCGGCGCCGTCCCAGAACCGCGCCAGCGCCTGCGCTTGCCGCGCGGCGATGGCGTCGAAGCCTTCCAGTTGCGCGCGTTGCAGCGCTTGCGCGGCGGAGTCGGGCAGGTCGGTGGCGTGCGGGTTGCGGTCGGTGACGTAGGCGACGAATTTTTCCAGCACGACCGATTCGCCGGGACGCAGGTGCGCGTCGTAGCGCTGCGCCACGCGTTCTTCGCCCAGATCGTCGGCGGCGAAGCGCAGCCCTTCGAGCCGATGCCTCTGGCTGCACACCACCCGCACGCCGCTGCGGCGGGTGGCCTGGACCACGTGCGCGCCGCGCTCGTCGGCCTGACGCGCGAGCAGTTGCAAGCCCTCGGCCGAGGCCACGCCGATGCGTGGGTCGTCGCCTTGTTCGGCGGCTTCGTGGCCGCATTCGATCGCCGAACTCAGGCTCAGCGCGCCGGTGTAATCGAACGAAGTCGCGCGGTAGCGGATCGCCAGCAGATCGACGCCGGGCACGCCGCTGTCGAACGGCAGCACGCGCTCGGCGCGGATGTCGATGCGCGCCCCGTGGGCGGTGCGCAGCACGCTGCGGCGCGACAGACGGCCTTGGCGCAAGTCCAATTCGCGCTCGAAGTCTTCCGTTGCAACCGGCAACAAACGCTCGGCGCCGGCGAACACCGCGATGCGCTGGCCGTCGGCGACCGGCAGGCGCGTGTCGGTGTGGCGCGGGAAGCCGGTGAAGCGCTCGTGGTAGTGGATCGGGTGCTGCTCGTACACCGCCGCCAGGAAACTGCCGTCGCTGCCGCCGTCGGCCTCCTCCAATCCGCCGCGCACGCCGAGCGAGCCGTTGGCCAGGGCGAACAGGGTTTCGTCGCGGCGGGCGCGGGCCGGTTCGCGCCCGGTGCGGCGCAGGCGCCAGGGGTCCAGGTCGGCGGCGGAGGAGGTCGGAGCGGAAGCGGTGGAGTGATCGGTCACGCGACAGGCCTGCGAAGCGGGGCCGCAGAGCGCTGCGGCTTCGTTGGAGGCGGACCGTAGTGAGTCGTTGTTATCGATGTCAAGTTACCGATAACAGTGGCGCGACGGCGGGCACGCTGCGGGCGTGTCCGAGGTGCCGGGAGTGGCGGACTAAGCTTGCCGAATCAGGGGCTTGGACGAGGGGTGGGATGCAAAGCCCGTCCCGTCCGGGCGGCCGCCGCCTCGCTGCAACGCAACAAGAATTGCGCGGGC
Encoded here:
- the pgmB gene encoding beta-phosphoglucomutase; this translates as MTDHSTASAPTSSAADLDPWRLRRTGREPARARRDETLFALANGSLGVRGGLEEADGGSDGSFLAAVYEQHPIHYHERFTGFPRHTDTRLPVADGQRIAVFAGAERLLPVATEDFERELDLRQGRLSRRSVLRTAHGARIDIRAERVLPFDSGVPGVDLLAIRYRATSFDYTGALSLSSAIECGHEAAEQGDDPRIGVASAEGLQLLARQADERGAHVVQATRRSGVRVVCSQRHRLEGLRFAADDLGEERVAQRYDAHLRPGESVVLEKFVAYVTDRNPHATDLPDSAAQALQRAQLEGFDAIAARQAQALARFWDGAELSIAGDPASEQALRFNLFHLLQSAGRNGIDGTAAKGLTGEGYEGHYFWDTEAFMLPVMAYTAPEVARAMLHARFLALEPARKHAREMNHARGALFPWRTITGGECSAHYPSGSAAYHINAAVAYGIGLYLDASGDSDFLADFGAEMLFETARIWPQVGHFNPRRGGAFCIHDVTGPDEYTALVDNNFYTNRMAQQHLRRAVAAWEQLERERPQRLRELAERLQLDPHEVATWRRAAETMFLHYDEALGIYAQDDTFLDKPRWPFPAREGEHRPLLLDYHPLTLYRYQVCKQADVVMGLVLAGDGIPVEVKRRSYDYYAAVTTHDSTLSASVFGILASEVGHAPQAERFFHDNLRVDLDDLHGNTDHGVHMAALAGTWLGLASGFAGLRAVDGVLHFAPTLPQRWDGFGFGLRWQGRRLRIDVRRDGVEYSLLDGAPLTVAHAGQRVELSQGAPLRRPLAAPEVDARERFPRPARALIFDLDGVLTDTAQTHYRAWKRMADEEGFPFDQHVNEQLKGVDRMSSLEIILRHAGRSLSAEQKHALAERKNGYYVEAIAQVTPADLFPGVTRVLEQARARGLKLGVASASRNAAALLDRLGIAERFDYIADAARVARAKPAPDIFLDVAAALGVAPAQCIGLEDAAAGVAAIKSAGMAAVGIGDARTLAQADACLPDIAAFDVNAFVSP